The following coding sequences are from one Panicum hallii strain FIL2 chromosome 5, PHallii_v3.1, whole genome shotgun sequence window:
- the LOC112893744 gene encoding G-type lectin S-receptor-like serine/threonine-protein kinase At2g19130, giving the protein MATWLSPHGISLLILLLSLQSSPSHASDTLTANQRLSGNQKMISQDGNFVLGFFQPAVEGSDGKWYIGIWYNKIPGQTLVWVANREKPVSDPVSSNLIISDDGNLVILSNHSESPTWSTNIKNNKPANSTIAVLLNTGNLVVRHGSNTSIELWQSFDDITDTWLPGNKLSRNKKTGIVKRMTSWKDRGDPTPGMFSIGLDPKGSTQYVLLWNNSVVYWASGNWTGNSFNGVPELSPTNSYPNSGYTFQFVDNDEETYFTYTVKSDVQIFTRAIIDVSGLFQAFVWMEAAQAWVTFFTQPKAKCSVYGTCGENSMCSENAAASCSCLKGFTENNPNNWVLNDNTAGCRRNVPLKCVNNSSVTKQDRFYLINNVKLPDSAHIVNAANIHDCELICLSNCSCTAYSHNRTCLVWHNHLMNLQDSTGGSSDRIFIRLDASEIPNSGTKKWWIICIIIGGFIILSLGITIIYFLYKRSRIGSINQGDGPLISFKYSDLQFLTRNFSERLGAGSFGTVFKGVLPDTTTLAVKKLEGFHQGEKQFRAEVSTIGNIHHMNLIRLLGFCSEGAKRLLVYEYMPNGSLDKHLFDSGSVTLNWKIKHQIAVGIAKGLAYLHEECRDCIIHCDIKPQNILLDASFVPKVADFGLAKLLGRDFSRVLTSMRGTVGYLAPEWISGEAITTKADVFSYGMMLFEIISGKRNLEHSETNMETFFPVLVARKLLEEEVHTLFGSELTNDVSVELERACKVACWCVQDSESSRPTMGEVVKILEGLVDVAMPPVPRYLNILAEGSKNLKFFSY; this is encoded by the coding sequence TGGCAAGTGGTACATAGGTATTTGGTACAATAAAATCCCGGGACAAACTTTAGTGTGGGTGGCTAACAGAGAGAAACCAGTCTCTGATCCAGTCTCGTCAAACCTAATCATCTCAGATGATGGTAATCTTGTTATTCTATCTAATCATTCCGAATCTCCAACGTGGTCTACCAACATTAAAAACAACAAACCTGCCAATTCCACAATCGCTGTGCTCCTCAACACCGGGAACCTTGTAGTCAGACATGGCTCCAATACCTCCATTGAACTATGGCAAAGTTTTGACGATATCACAGACACATGGCTCCCAGGAAACAAGCTCAGCCGCAACAAGAAAACCGGTATTGTCAAACGGATGACCTCTTGGAAAGACCGAGGTGACCCAACACCTGGAATGTTCTCTATTGGGTTGGATCCAAAAGGCTCAACACAATATGTCCTCCTATGGAACAACTCGGTTGTTTACTGGGCTTCTGGTAACTGGACTGGCAATTCATTCAATGGTGTGCCAGAATTATCACCTACCAATTCATATCCGAACTCAGGATATACATTCCAGTTTGTTGACAATGATGAGGAAACATACTTCACGTACACTGTTAAGAGTGATGTACAAATATTTACTAGAGCTATCATTGATGTCTCAGGTTTGTTCCAGGCTTTTGTATGGATGGAGGCAGCACAAGCATGGGTGACTTTTTTCACGCAACCAAAAGCTAAGTGCAGTGTCTATGGAACGTGTGGGGAAAACAGCATGTGCAGTGAGAATGCTGCGGCATCATGCAGTTGCCTCAAGGGCTTCACTGAGAATAACCCAAACAACTGGGTATTAAATGACAATACAGCAGGCTGTAGGAGAAATGTTCCATTGAAATGTGTGAATAATAGCTCTGTGACGAAGCAAGATAGATTCTACCTAATTAATAATGTGAAATTGCCTGATAGTGCACACATTGTCAACGCTGCCAATATTCATGATTGTGAGTTAATTTGCCTCAGCAATTGCTCTTGCACAGCTTACTCACATAATAGAACATGCTTGGTTTGGCACAATCATTTGATGAACCTACAAGACAGTACTGGTGGATCAAGTGATAGAATCTTTATTAGATTGGACGCATCAGAAATACCTAATTCAGGAACAAAGAAATGGTGGATCATTTGTATAATCATCGGTGGATTTATCATTCTAAGCTTGGGGATAACCATCATATATTTTCTCTATAAAAGAAGTAGAATTGGTAGTATAAATCAAGGTGACGGGCCTTTGATTAGTTTCAAATATAGTGATTTGCAGTTTCTAACAAGAAACTTCTCAGAGAGGTTGGGCGCAGGGTCTTTTGGCACTGTTTTCAAAGGGGTTCTACCAGACACAACTACATTGGCAGTCAAAAAGCTAGAGGGCTTTCATCAGGGGGAGAAGCAGTTCAGGGCTGAGGTGAGCACCATTGGAAATATTCATCATATGAACTTGATCCGGTTGCTTGGGTTTTGTTCTGAAGGAGCAAAGAGATTACTAGTCTATGAGTATATGCCCAATGGTTCACTTGATAAACATCTATTTGATAGTGGTTCTGTCACTTTGAATTGGAAAATAAAACACCAAATCGCTGTAGGGATTGCCAAGGGTTTGGCTTATCTGCACGAGGAATGTCGGGATTGCATCATACACTGCGACATCAAACCACAGAATATATTGTTGGATGCTTCATTTGTTCCAAAAGTGGCAGACTTTGGATTGGCAAAGTTATTAGGTCGGGACTTCAGCAGAGTATTAACGTCTATGAGGGGCACTGTAGGATATCTTGCACCAGAATGGATAAGTGGTGAAGCCATTACAACAAAGGCAGACGTCTTCAGCTATGGAATGATGCTTTTTGAGATCATATCGGGAAAGAGGAATCTGGAGCACTCAGAGACAAACATGGAAACATTCTTTCCTGTGTTGGTTGCAAGGAAGCTTCTTGAAGAAGAAGTACATACATTGTTTGGTTCTGAATTAACCAATGATGTGAGTGTAGAGCTAGAAAGAGCGTGCAAGGTTGCTTGCTGGTGTGTTCAAGATAGTGAAAGTTCCAGACCAACAATGGGGGAAGTGGTCAAAATTCTGGAAGGGTTGGTAGATGTTGCAATGCCACCAGTCCCAAGGTATCTTAACATTCTTGCTGAAGGTTCAAAGAATTTGAAATTCTTTTCCTATTAA
- the LOC112893743 gene encoding G-type lectin S-receptor-like serine/threonine-protein kinase At2g19130, whose amino-acid sequence MATRLCSCTLSLLLLLLSLKQSPLHASDTLTMNQQLSGNQKLISQDSNFALGFFQPAAEGSNGKWYIGIWYNKIPEQTIVWVANREKPISDPVSSSLTISDDGDFVLLVNHSKSPIWSTNIKNNTAVSSTVAVLLNNGNLLVRHESNTSAVLWQSFDDFTDTWLPGNKLSRNKKTGVIKRMISWKDRGDPAPGMFSIQLDPNGSMQYILQWNSSVVYWTTGNGTNKTGFGGVPEMSPANPYPSSRFIFQFVDNDEEAYFTYNIKNDALLFTRTIIDVSGLFQTWVWAEAQQAWTMAFTKPKAKCSVYGVCGEYSKCSENAASPCSCLKGFSENHPNNWKLDDQTTGCRRNIPLQCGTNGSTKVKHDRFYAINGVKLPDNAKSIDVTNIHECELICLNNCSCTAYSHSGTCLVWYNNLMNLQDNIDGSSDGIFIRVAASELSNSENKKLRLIGIIIGGFIVLIFGVPILYFLHRRRKINNGLNHVDGSLISFKYSNLQLLTRNFSELLGAGSFGSVFKGVVSDTTAVAVKKLEGFHQGEKQFRTEVSTIGNIHHINLIRLLGFCSEGVKRLLVYEYMPNGSLDKHLFGSSCTTLSWKMRYQIAVGIAKGLAYLHEECRDSIIHCDIKPENILLDASFVPKVADFGLAKLLGRDFSRVLTSMRGTIGYLAPEWISGEAITTKADVFSYGMVLFEIISGRRNLEHREASMETFFPMLVARKLREGEVQGLLAEGLMNGVNERELERACKVACWCVQGNESSRPTMGEIVKILEGVIDVDMPPVPRYLEVLAEGSENVKFFSYEATK is encoded by the exons ATGGCTACACGGCTTTGTTCATGCACCCTATCCTTGCTTTTACTGCTTCTGTCTCTCAAACAGTCTCCATTGCATGCCTCCGATACCCTCACTATGAACCAGCAGCTCTCGGGGAACCAGAAGCTTATCTCTCAGGACAGCAATTTTGCACTGGGATTCTTTCAGCCTGCAG CTGAAGGATCGAATGGCAAGTGGTACATAGGCATCTGGTACAATAAAATCCCAGAACAGACTATAGTGTGGGTGGCGAACAGAGAGAAACCAATCTCTGATCCAGTCTCATCAAGCCTAACCATCTCAGATGATGGTGACTTTGTTCTCCTAGTTAACCACTCAAAATCTCCCATCTGGTCTACCAATATTAAGAACAACACAGCTGTTAGTTCTACAGTTGCCGTGCTCCTCAACAATGGAAACCTTTTAGTCAGACATGAGTCTAATACCTCTGCTGTGTTATGGCAAAGTTTTGATGATTTCACAGACACATGGCTCCCAGGAAACAAGCTCAGCCGCAACAAAAAAACTGGCGTCATCAAACGGATGATCTCTTGGAAAGACCGAGGTGACCCAGCACCAGGGATGTTCTCAATTCAGTTGGATCCCAATGGGTCAATGCAATATATTCTCCAATGGAATAGCTCGGTAGTGTACTGGACTACTGGCAACGGGACTAATAAAACTGGATTTGGTGGCGTGCCAGAGATGTCACCTGCCAATCCCTATCCCAGCTCAAGGTTTATTTTCCAGTTTGTTGACAATGATGAAGAGGCCTATTTCACGTACAATATTAAGAATGATGCACTATTATTCACAAGAACTATTATTGATGTATCAGGCCTGTTTCAGACTTGGGTATGGGCAGAGGCACAGCAAGCATGGACAATGGCTTTCACGAAACCAAAAGCTAAGTGCAGTGTTTATGGGGTGTGTGGGGAATACAGCAAGTGCAGCGAGAATGCTGCTTCACCATGCAGTTGTCTCAAGGGCTTCAGTGAGAATCACCCAAACAATTGGAAACTAGATGACCAGACAACAGGCTGTAGGAGAAACATCCCGCTGCAGTGTGGCACCAATGGCTCAACGAAGGTGAAGCATGATAGATTCTATGCTATTAATGGTGTGAAGTTGCCAGATAATGCGAAGAGCATCGATGTAACCAATATTCATGAGTGTGAGTTGATTTGCCTGAACAACTGCTCTTGCACAGCTTACTCTCATAGTGGCACTTGTTTGGTTTGGTACAACAATTTGATGAATCTTCAAGATaatattgatggatcaagtgatGGTATCTTTATTAGAGTGGCTGCATCAGAACTATCCAACTCAGAAAATAAGAAGTTGCGGCTTATTGGGATAATCATCGGTGGATTTATTGTTCTAATTTTTGGTGTGCCCATTTTGTATTTTCTTCATAGAAGAAGGAAAATAAATAATGGTTTAAATCATGTTGATGGGTCTTTGATCAGTTTCAAATACAGTAATTTGCAACTCCTAACAAGAAACTTCTCAGAGCTGTTGGGTGCAGGATCTTTCGGCTCTGTTTTCAAAGGGGTGGTATCAGACACCACTGCAGTGGCAGTCAAAAAGCTCGAGGGCTTTCATCAGGGGGAAAAGCAATTCAGAACAGAGGTGAGCACCATAGGAAATATTCATCACATTAACTTGATTCGGCTGCTTGGGTTTTGTTCTGAAGGAGTGAAAAGATTGCTTGTGTATGAATATATGCCCAATGGTTCACTTGATAAACATTTGTTTGGTAGTAGCTGTACCACTTTGAGTTGGAAAATGAGATATCAAATAGCTGTAGGGATTGCCAAGGGTTTGGCTTATCTGCATGAGGAGTGCAGGGATTCCATCATACACTGCGATATCAAGCCAGAAAACATACTGTTGGATGCTTCATTTGTTCCGAAAGTGGCAGACTTTGGACTGGCGAAGTTATTAGGTCGTGATTTTAGCAGAGTTCTAACATCTATGAGAGGAACCATTGGATATCTTGCACCGGAATGGATAAGTGGTGAAGCCATCACAACAAAGGCAGATGTTTTCAGCTATGGAATGGTGCTCTTCGAGATCATTTCAGGAAGGAGGAATCTGGAGCACAGAGAGGCAAGCATGGAAACATTTTTTCCCATGTTAGTTGCGAGGAAGCTTCGTGAAGGAGAAGTACAGGGACTGTTGGCGGAAGGATTGATGAATGGTGTAAATGAAAGGGAGCTAGAAAGAGCATGCAAGGTTGCTTGCTGGTGTGTTCAAGGTAATGAAAGTTCCAGACCAACAATGGGGGAAATTGTCAAAATTCTGGAAGGGGTGATAGATGTTGATATGCCACCGGTTCCAAGGTATCTTGAAGTTCTTGCTGAAGGTTCAGAGAATGTGAAATTCTTTTCTTATGAGGCAACTAAGTGA